From a region of the Helianthus annuus cultivar XRQ/B chromosome 5, HanXRQr2.0-SUNRISE, whole genome shotgun sequence genome:
- the LOC110941362 gene encoding probable sucrose-phosphate synthase 4: MARNEWINGYLEAILDLGANLKTQNGVDTKMKLEKLQDNVKRDKHFSPTNYFVEEVVNSVDESDLHRTWIKVIATRNTLERSNRLENMCWRIWHLTRKKKQIAVDDAQRLAKRRIEREKGRHEAAEDLSELSEGEKEKDESQPISKISRINSEMVMWSDESKSRQIYIVLISIHGLVRGENMELGRDSDTGGQVKYVVELARALADMEGVIRVDLLTRQIACPDVDYGYGEPIEMLSSPPEGSGNCGAYIVRIPCGPRDKYVFKESLWPYIPEFVDGALSHIVNMARALGEQFDGGKPMWPYVIHGHYADAGEVAARLSGSLNVPMVLTGHSLGRNKFEQLLKQGRLSKEDINSTYKIMRRIEGEELALDAAEMVVTSTRQEIEEQWGLYDGFDVKLERKLRVRKRRGVSCLGRHMPRMVVIPPGMDFSYVKTEDSIEGDGDLESIIGRDKALNKMAVPPIWTEIMRFFTNPHKPMILALSRPDPKKNVTTLLKAFGECQALRKLANLTLILGNRDDIEDMSSSSSVVLTTVLKLIDRYDLYGQVAYPKHHKQIEVPDIYRLAAKTKGVFINPALVEPFGLTIIEASAYGLPVVATKNGGPVDILKALNNGLLVDPHDQKAIEEALLKLVADKNLWIECRKHGLKNIHRFSWPEHCRNYLSHLEHCRNRHPTTRHKIVPTNEEPMSESLRDVEDLSLRFSIDGDIKANGDVDPATRQKELIETFTKMSTTNRKPNTSYSPGRRQALYIIAVDSYDTDGNPTETLPVIIKNVMEIAVANPGEIGFIFSTGLSLQETKELLNKCQVNVDKFDALVCSSGSELYYPWRDLTVDEDYDNHTEYRWPQENVRSTIMRIARLENEDDDNMVEETKTYNSHCYTYIIKPGAKTRRGDDLRQRLRMYSFRCNTVFTHAANRLNVIPLFASRAQALRYLSIRWGMDLSKMFVFVGDKGDTDYEDLLVGLHKTVILKDSVEYGSEKLLRSVESFKKEDMVPAENTNIVVSNGYEVHDISAALKTLGIH, translated from the exons ATGGCAAGGAACGAATGGATAAACGGGTACTTGGAGGCGATCTTGGACTTAGGAGCAAATTTGAAGACTCAAAATGGAGTTGATACAAAGATGAAGCTGGAAAAGCTTCAAGACAACGTCAAGCGCGATAAACACTTCAGTCCCACCAACTACTTTGTTGAAGAAGTTGTTAATAGTGTTGATGAATCCGACCTCCACCGAACCTGGATCAAG GTTATAGCAACGAGGAACACTCTTGAAAGAAGCAACAGGCTCGAGAATATGTGTTGGCGGATTTGGCATCTCACCCGTAAAAAGAAGCAG ATAGCAGTAGATGATGCACAAAGACTGGCAAAACGCCGTATTGAACGGGAAAAAGGTCGCCATGAAGCCGCAGAAGATCTTTCAGAACTCTCAGAAGGCGAAAAAGAAAAGGATGAATCCCAGCCAATTAGCAAGATTTCACGAATAAACTCTGAAATGGTAATGTGGTCAGACGAAAGCAAATCTAGACAAATTTATATCGTTCTCATCAG CATTCATGGGTTGGTGCGAGGCGAAAACATGGAACTGGGGCGGGATTCTGACACGGGTGGGCAAGTGAAATACGTGGTAGAACTTGCACGGGCATTGGCTGACATGGAAGGTGTCATACGGGTTGATTTGCTGACTAGACAAATAGCGTGCCCGGATGTGGACTATGGTTATGGTGAGCCCATAGAGATGCTCTCGTCTCCACCTGAAGGTTCCGGTAACTGTGGAGCCTACATTGTTCGTATCCCTTGTGGACCCCGTGACAA GTATGTATTCAAAGAGTCACTATGGCCGTACATCCCAGAATTTGTCGACGGGGCACTAAGCCACATTGTCAACATGGCAAGAGCTTTAGGAGAGCAGTTCGACGGTGGGAAGCCGATGTGGCCGTATGTGATTCACGGTCACTATGCAGACGCAGGTGAAGTTGCGGCCCGTTTGTCTGGTTCCTTGAATGTGCCTATGGTGCTGACTGGACACTCGCTTGGAAGGAACAAATTCGAGCagttactaaaacaaggaaggcTTTCTAAAGAAGATATTAATTCAACGTATAAGATAATGAGAAGGATTGAAGGTGAAGAGTTAGCATTAGACGCTGCTGAAATGGTGGTGACTAGTACACGACAAGAAATTGAAGAACAATGGGGTTTGTATGACGGTTTTGATGTTAAGCTCGAGCGGAAACTTAGGGTTCGGAAGAGAAGAGGAGTGAGTTGTCTTGGAAGACACATGCCTAGGATGGTG gtAATTCCACCAGGCATGGACTTTAGCTATGTCAAGACCGAAGATTCAATCGAAGGTGACGGGGATCTTGAATCGATAATTGGTCGTGACAAAGCGTTAAACAAAATGGCAGTACCTCCTATATGGACTGAG ATCATGAGGTTTTTCACAAATCCACACAAACCAATGATCCTAGCATTGTCGAGACCGGATCCTAAAAAAAACGTTACCACGTTGCTCAAAGCTTTCGGAGAATGTCAGGCGCTTCGAAAACTAGCTAACTTG ACGCTTATACTTGGGAACAGGGATGACATAGAAGATATGTCGAGTAGCAGTTCAGTAGTTCTTACGACAGTTCTCAAGTTAATCGACAGGTACGACTTGTATGGACAGGTGGCATATCCAAAACATCATAAGCAGATCGAGGTACCTGATATTTATCGTCTGGCTGCAAAAACGAAGGGTGTTTTCATCAACCCGGCTCTGGTGGAACCATTCGGCCTGACTATCATAGAG GCATCGGCTTATGGTCTACCAGTCGTTGCAACAAAGAACGGTGGCCCCGTAGATATACTCAAA GCACTAAATAACGGTCTACTAGTGGACCCACATGACCAAAAAGCCATTGAAGAGGCTCTACTGAAGCTTGTTGCAGATAAAAACCTATGGATCGAGTGCCGTAAGCATGGCCTAAAAAACATCCACCGTTTCTCATGGCCGGAACACTGCCGGAATTACCTCTCGCATCTTGAACATTGCAGAAACCGCCATCCAACCACCCGTCACAAGATAGTTCCCACCAACGAAGAACCAATGAGTGAGTCGTTACGCGATGTTGAAGATTTGTCTTTAAGATTCTCCATCGATGGTGACATAAAAGCCAACGGAGACGTAGATCCAGCAACCAGACAAAAAGAACTTATAGAAACGTTCACCAAAATGTCTACCACAAATAGAAAACCAAACACGAGCTACAGTCCGGGAAGAAGGCAAGCACTTTACATAATAGCCGTTGATTCTTACGATACCGATGGAAACCCGACGGAGACGTTACCGGTAATAATTAAAAATGTGATGGAAATTGCGGTTGCAAATCCGGGGGAGATAGGTTTTATATTTTCGACAGGGTTAAGTTTACAGGAGACGAAAGAATTGCTAAATAAATGCCAAGTTAACGTCGACAAATTTGACGCATTGGTTTGTAGTAGTGGAAGTGAACTATACTACCCATGGCGAGATCTAACGGTTGATGAAGACTACGATAATCACACCGAGTATCGATGGCCACAAGAAAATGTGAGATCAACGATCATGAGAATTGCGAGGTTAGAAAACGAAGATGATGATAATATGGTGGAAGAAACAAAGACGTATAACTCTCATTGTTACACATACATCATCAAACCAGGAGCCAAG ACCCGGAGGGGGGATGATCTGCGCCAGAGGCTAAGAATGTATAGCTTCCGTTGCAACACTGTTTTCACACATGCTGCAAATAGGTTAAACGTGATACCCTTATTTGCATCAAGAGCTCAGGCATTAAG GTACCTATCAATTAGATGGGGAATGGATCTCAGCAAAATGTTTGTGTTTGTGGGCGACAAAGGGGACACAGATTACGAAGATCTCCTTGTGGGTCTCCACAAGACGGTTATTCTAAAGGATTCAGTGGAATACGGCAGTGAGAAGCTTCTTCGCAGTGTAGAAAGCTTTAAGAAAGAAGACATGGTCCCTGCGGAGAACACAAACATAGTCGTTTCAAACGGGTATGAAGTGCATGATATCAGTGCAGCTTTGAAGACTCTTGGGATACATTGA